A stretch of Puniceicoccaceae bacterium DNA encodes these proteins:
- a CDS encoding TolC family protein, translating into MKKPFIFSLVAACAVMTVARADTPPIPDHTLDSMLSYAMEHNFQIQQSQEQIREQEGLIIELKSSVLPNVGVNASYTLEDENLVVGGVAPGTGADKFWSVRLQVNQLVYSGGQVSATLRAQRLAEEAIVYALKSTIEQVAYQVSFRFYDALLARDQIQVEQENVNYLQEQLKNVQDRFEAKTVSRFDVLQAEVELANAQPALIRAKNNYRIAIDELYSVIGHQNTDMLPYDGSEIEGELNFDPMPYDLASALTEAMQYRPEVLQLDTLIEAREAGIDIAKSGYYPTVSVYGNYGLEKNPRYDAFSESNEGWGVGIQSSWSIFDGRATRGKLIQARSQLRQTQLDRQQLQLTIEVDVRRAVSALQEAEELAGAANKVVEQAKEALRLAEVRYEAGAATQLELLQSRVALTEARTNLLSANYSYLLAKAQYRRAVGAVSR; encoded by the coding sequence ATGAAAAAACCATTTATTTTCAGTTTGGTGGCGGCCTGCGCGGTGATGACCGTGGCTCGGGCCGACACTCCACCGATCCCGGACCACACCCTCGATTCCATGCTGAGTTACGCGATGGAACACAACTTCCAGATCCAGCAATCGCAGGAGCAGATTCGCGAGCAGGAGGGTCTGATCATTGAATTGAAATCCTCTGTTCTGCCCAACGTGGGTGTGAATGCCAGCTACACGCTCGAGGATGAAAATCTGGTGGTCGGAGGCGTCGCCCCGGGAACGGGTGCCGATAAATTCTGGAGCGTAAGGCTGCAGGTCAATCAGCTGGTGTATTCCGGTGGACAGGTCAGCGCAACGTTGCGCGCACAGAGACTGGCGGAAGAGGCCATTGTTTATGCGCTCAAGTCGACCATCGAACAGGTTGCGTATCAGGTAAGTTTCCGATTCTACGATGCGCTGCTCGCGCGGGATCAGATCCAGGTGGAACAGGAAAACGTGAACTACCTGCAAGAGCAGCTGAAGAATGTCCAGGATCGTTTTGAAGCCAAAACGGTATCTCGCTTTGATGTGCTACAGGCTGAAGTGGAACTGGCAAATGCCCAACCTGCTCTCATCCGTGCGAAGAACAACTATCGCATCGCCATTGATGAACTCTACAGCGTGATCGGTCATCAAAACACGGACATGCTGCCCTACGACGGCAGTGAGATCGAAGGGGAGCTGAACTTTGATCCCATGCCCTATGATCTCGCATCTGCACTGACTGAGGCCATGCAATACCGTCCGGAAGTGCTCCAGTTGGATACGCTGATCGAAGCACGCGAGGCGGGGATTGATATCGCAAAATCGGGATATTATCCAACCGTGTCGGTCTATGGAAACTACGGACTGGAGAAGAATCCGCGCTACGATGCATTCAGTGAGTCCAACGAGGGCTGGGGCGTAGGCATCCAGTCGTCATGGTCCATCTTCGACGGCCGTGCAACCCGAGGAAAACTGATCCAGGCTCGCTCCCAACTGCGGCAGACACAGCTTGATCGCCAGCAATTGCAGCTGACAATTGAGGTGGATGTGCGCCGCGCAGTTTCAGCCCTGCAGGAAGCAGAAGAACTCGCGGGTGCGGCAAACAAGGTCGTCGAACAGGCGAAGGAAGCCCTGCGTCTGGCGGAAGTGCGCTACGAGGCAGGTGCGGCGACCCAGCTCGAGCTGCTGCAATCGCGTGTGGCTCTGACTGAAGCACGCACAAATCTGCTGTCCGCCAACTACAGCTACCTGTTGGCAAAGGCTCAGTACCGCCGTGCTGTCGGAGCGGTGTCGCGGTAA